The DNA window GCCATCCGGTCGTGAAGCTCCGCGACCACCTCGTTGGGGTCCGTCGTCACGACGGTGAACGTCTCCAGTACGTCCGGGTCGGCGTCCGCCGCCCCGCCGTCGGCGAAGTCTCCCAGCCCGGTCTGCGTCCGTTCCGGCCGCCACCGCTCCCAGAGGCCGGCCATCGCGAACGGCCGGTCGTCCTCGAATGCGACCCGGTAGGGCCGTTTCTCCCCGTCGGGGGCGGCCCACTCGTAGAAGCCGTCAGCGGGGACGAGACACCGGCGGCGCTCGAACGCTTCCCGGAAACTCGGCTTCTCGTCCACCGTCTCCGCGCGCGCGTTGATGAGACCGTCCTTCGCCGATCGGTCGTCGGCCCACCCGGGAACGAGCCCCCACTTCAGAAATCGCATCTCCTCGGGCGCGTCGTTCGTCACGACGGGGAGTTCCTGCCCGGGCGCGCAGTTGTACCGCGGTTTCAACCGCCGCGCCGGTTCGGCGTCGAAGCGGTCGCGGAGTTCCTCGGCCGGGGTGAACAGACTGTACCTGCCGCACATGGCCGACCGTTGGCGCGACGGACACAAAAACTCGCCCGACGCACCGGACGCGGTTCCCTCCGACTCGTCGGCCCGCACTCGAAGGGTTTAGGCCCGCTGACGACCGCTTGGCGCACGTGCGAATCGAGAACAGTTTCATCCCCGTCCGCGGCGTCGGCGAGCGGACGGAACAGACCTTGTGGACCGACGGAGTGCTCACGTGGGACGACTTCGACCCCGCGGCGGCCCCCGTCGGGACCAAGACCGGCGAGCGAATCGAGTCGTTCATCGCCGACTCCTTAGAGCGACTCGACGACGGCGACGCGCGCTACTTCGGCGACGTGTTTCCCTCCGGCGAGCGGTGGCGACTGTACGAGAACTTCCGCGAGGAGGCCTGTTTCTTCGACATCGAGACGACGGGGCTCGACTCCTCGCGGCACGACGTGACCACCGTCTCCTTCCACCGCGGCGGCGAGACGACGACGCTCGTCCGCGGGGACACGCTCACCGCCGAGGCCCTGCGCGAGCAGTTCCGCGACGCCTCGCTCGTCGTCTCCTTCAACGGAAAGCGCTTCGACGTGCCGTTCCTCGAAGAGTCGTTCGACCTCTCCGTGGACCTGCCGCACGTGGACCTGATGTACCCCTGTCGCAGACTCGACCTGACGGGCGGGCTGAAACAGATAGAGACGGACGTCGGCATCGACCGGGACCGCCCGGACCTCTCGGGCCGCGACGCGGTCAGACTCTGGCGGCAGTACGAACGCGACGGCGACGACGACGCCCTCGACACTTTAGTCTCGTACAACC is part of the Halopelagius longus genome and encodes:
- a CDS encoding SOS response-associated peptidase; its protein translation is MCGRYSLFTPAEELRDRFDAEPARRLKPRYNCAPGQELPVVTNDAPEEMRFLKWGLVPGWADDRSAKDGLINARAETVDEKPSFREAFERRRCLVPADGFYEWAAPDGEKRPYRVAFEDDRPFAMAGLWERWRPERTQTGLGDFADGGAADADPDVLETFTVVTTDPNEVVAELHDRMAVVLDPDEEETWLHGDSEEAASLLDTHPGDEMRAYPVSARVNNPANDAPDLIEPVEE
- a CDS encoding ribonuclease H-like domain-containing protein; translation: MRIENSFIPVRGVGERTEQTLWTDGVLTWDDFDPAAAPVGTKTGERIESFIADSLERLDDGDARYFGDVFPSGERWRLYENFREEACFFDIETTGLDSSRHDVTTVSFHRGGETTTLVRGDTLTAEALREQFRDASLVVSFNGKRFDVPFLEESFDLSVDLPHVDLMYPCRRLDLTGGLKQIETDVGIDRDRPDLSGRDAVRLWRQYERDGDDDALDTLVSYNRDDTVNLKRLMDLVAGTLHEQSLGGIDGATCDLPARELV